A genomic region of Zea mays cultivar B73 chromosome 6, Zm-B73-REFERENCE-NAM-5.0, whole genome shotgun sequence contains the following coding sequences:
- the LOC100274850 gene encoding uncharacterized protein LOC100274850 produces MGGVQLDDLSELAVLRPIQTAAAARPPGDDAEDGPDAADTGCVTPTASSSRLMPMPRLDGGCGALDSTDAAAAACVTPAASPCLLRPATVCPPAPRKPARPAAPPPDNKRKRCCCARAFFPVPHDLSAVFVPRRSPPRAATAKKVRLHLVG; encoded by the coding sequence ATGGGCGGCGTCCAACTCGACGACCTCTCCGAATTGGCCGTGCTCCGGCCGATCCAGACAGCGGCAGCGGCTCGGCCGCCGGGCGACGACGCCGAAGACGGCCCGGACGCCGCCGACACGGGCTGCGTCACGCCAACGGCCTCGAGCTCCCGGCTGATGCCGATGCCGCGCCTGGACGGCGGCTGCGGCGCCCTGGACAGTaccgacgccgccgccgccgcctgcgtCACGCCGGCGGCGTCACCTTGCCTGCTGCGGCCGGCCACGGTGTGCCCTCCGGCGCCGCGGAAGCCGGCGAGgccggccgcgccgccgcccgACAACAAGAGGAAGCGCTGCTGCTGCGCCCGCGCCTTCTTCCCCGTGCCGCACGACCTCTCCGCGGTGTTCGTGCCGCGCAGGTCGCCGCCCAGGGCCGCCACCGCCAAGAAGGTCCGCCTGCACCTCGTGGGCTGA